A window from Aphis gossypii isolate Hap1 unplaced genomic scaffold, ASM2018417v2 Contig00421, whole genome shotgun sequence encodes these proteins:
- the LOC126554060 gene encoding uncharacterized protein LOC126554060 codes for MNEECLAVRNQKLLSIGFCNIHLLHNAFCKGISVLGEEVSDLIILVHNFFNGWPSRWDDFEQIQRDKEMPNLHFIKHCPSRWLTIENAASRLIQQWDAVVHYFLKFVPQKRSILMKSLSYKRIALLIKIDTMKAQLLFVCSSAKIFTRFTGTFQKQEPLIHLMYDEVRLLLLTLLGRICKQTSISNQLITENILNDEHLLPLTEIILGHGVDEILLNVSERSRLEFSKNVQNHFISACKHIFTKAPLSGSVVKYFRCLQPLKRKSKTSVSDIVSLAKALPFDNCIEYDKLVDEWKLLQLQEDPSEYNRIDTYWNDCLIKANMGSSMLSKVIHAALSVSHGNSDVERTFSASGLYLTDDRASMSERTLNAVLTVKDALKLYNNTPYFVPITKELLVLAQSAYSR; via the coding sequence ATGAATGAAGAATGTTTAGCTGTAAGAAACCAAAAGCTACTAAGTATTGGATTCtgcaatattcatttattgcaTAATGCTTTCTGCAAAGGTATTTCAGTTTTGGGCGAGGAAGTGTCTgatcttattatattagttcacAACTTTTTTAATGGATGGCCTTCAAGATGGGATGATTTTGAACAAATTCAGAGGGATAAAGAAATGCcaaatttgcattttattaaacattgtcCATCTAGATGGCTTACTATCGAAAATGCTGCGTCTCGACTAATACAACAATGGGATGCAGTAGTTCATTACTTCTTGAAATTTGTTCCCCAAAAACGTtctatattaatgaaatctcTAAGCTACAAAAGAATTGCACTtctcataaaaattgatacaatGAAAGCCCaacttttatttgtatgttcaagtgccaaaatatttacaagatTCACAGgaacatttcaaaaacaagaacctttaattcatttaatgtaTGATGAAGTCAGACTACTTCTACTTACTTTACTTGGCCGTATTTGTAAACAAACCAGCATTTCAAATCAActaataactgaaaatattctaaatgatGAACATCTTTTACCGTTGACTGAAATAATATTGGGACATGGTGTTGATGaaatattgttgaatgttAGCGAAAGATCTCGATtagaattttctaaaaatgtacaaaatcattttatttccgCGTGCAAGCACATTTTTACTAAAGCTCCACTATCTGGGagtgttgtaaaatattttcgatgTCTTCAACCACTTAAACGGAAATCCAAAACAAGTGTGTCAGACATTGTGTCTCTTGCCAAAGCATTGCCATTCGACAATTGTATTGAGTATGACAAACTAGTTGATGAATGGAAACTACTTCAATTACAAGAAGACCCATCTGAATACAATCGTATTGATACATACTGGAatgattgtttaataaaagcaAATATGGGATCTTCAATGTTATCAAAAGTTATTCATGCTGCTTTGTCTGTTTCACATGGGAATTCAGATGTCGAACGTACATTTTCAGCATCTGGTTTATACTTAACTGATGATCGTGCAAGTATGTCGGAACGGACATTAAACGCTGTACTCACTGTTAAAGATGCTTTGAaactttacaataatacaccttattttgtacctataacTAAGGAACTTCTCGTTTTGGCTCAAAGTGCTTATTCAAGGTAA